The Blautia pseudococcoides genome segment CAGCATAATATTCTCCCTTCACTCACAAATAATCTGTAACTTCTAAGTGCCTTCCCAGTTTCGGCAAGACCCATCATGTATTTACACTATAAATGATAATACAAAAGAGAAAGAACCTCGCTCTGCTGTTTGTAAAGTTTGACATTGATTTTGTAAAGTTCGCAGAAAGAATCGACAACCGCCCTGACTTCCTGTAAAATGCAGATAGACAGAACATAGGATGTAAAAGGAGTGGAGCAGCATGGTTAAAATAGGGATCTGTGATGATGAGCCGCAGATGATAAAACTTCTCAGTCAAACACTGGAACAGGTTCTACAGCTTCAGGGCATAGAATATGAGATATGGGAATATGCATCCGGTGAAGAACTCACTGCAGGAATCGCCTGCCTGGACATAGATATCCTTTTTTTAGATATAGAAATGAGGATCCTGGATGGCATAGAGACAGCCAAACGGCTGCGAAAAAAGGGCATGAAGGGTATCAATGCTCTGCTGCATCCTGCCCAAAAAAGAAGGACGTTTCTTTCATACTCTCATATTTATATCCGGCGTTTTCATTCCAAGTATGGTTATTGACCCCAACGACATGTTTAATGTGACTCTGGCTTTCATCTGGCTGCTGCTGTTAATGCTCCTGTGTTTTAAAGGCTCCGTGATTTCCAAACTCTCCGTGACAGCAGTTATCTATCCCCTGATCATTGCCCTGAATTTTCTCATATCAGAACTTTCATTAAGTATCTGGCTTGCAGGCGGAAAAACCTTCGTTCTGGATATGAGTGTCAGTTTAGCAGACGGCTTTATCCATATTCTCTTCTGGTATATGATCTACAGGACATTTGTCAGCAAAGTCCGCCAGGCCAGCAGACTGTACAGCCAAAACACTTGGCTTCTCCTGGGGATCATCTGCCTTGCCTCCCTTGTCAGTATTACGGTGTGTATCTATTACACCCCTGAGGAGACTTACAAAATATGGCCCTGTGCAGTGGCCTGTATGGTGACCAATATTGGCAGCCTCTATCTCGCGGGATACTTTGTAAACGCCATCCAGCATGAGACGGAGCAGAGCAGCTTAAAACTCCAGCGCGTATATTATGAAGAGCTGGAGCGGAACCAGGCAGAAATACGCAGGTTCCGTCACGATATGAATCATCATCTGATGATCATAAGGGACTTATTTGACCAGGGCGATAAGGACGCCGCACATGCATACTTCCGGGAATTAGAATCCCAGATAGCCCCTCAAAACCGGTGCTTCTGCAAAAACAGTGTCTTAAACGCCGTGTTAAATTCCAAATACAACAAGGCAAAGGACTGCAGCATTGACTGCTTTTTCCGCATTGATCTGCCGGAATTCACCACCATTGACCAGGTTAGCCTGTGCTCCATATTTGCCAACACTCTGGACAACGCCATTGAAGCCTCCCTCAAAATACCGGAACCGGAAAAGCGGAAGCTTTCCCTCAAAGCCAGAATTGCAGAAAACGGATTTTTTAGTTATGAGATTAAGAATGCAAAGATAAATGCAGTCACAATAGAAAAAGGAAAATACATTTCAGATAAGAAAAACAAGTCAGAACACGGCCTTGGCCTCACCAGTCTGCAGAGAACCGTTGAAAAATATAACGGAACAATCAGTATCTCTTATGACGAAACATCCTTCACAGTAGTCATCCTGATTGGATATGCCCTGTAGGATCACATACGGCTGCAGGGCATTGCCCCCCAGCCGTCAAATTTCTGTATATCCGGACCCGCATACAGCGCACCTTGCGCTGAACTCCGCCTGTTCCACTGCTCCGCATCCGCCCGCAGCCTTTCGATCACACTGTCCTTCTGCGTCATCTGATAAATAGCAGGGGGAACTATAATGCACACTGCCATTAAGAGGCAGGCCCGCTGCCATGGACAGCAGGATAGACAATCCCCCGTATCCAACTCCCGGCGCTTTTACTTTACTTGGAATATATCAGATCTCCCTTTATTCCTCCACTTCTATCTCCAGGCCCTCCATGTGATGTTTTCCCATACGGTGCCGTGCCTTTCTGACCTCCACGGTGTCAAAAATGATGGAGAAATCATAATCTTCCGGGTAAAGTTCAGCAGCGGCCACCTTTAGTTTCAGCCGTTTATGGCTGAGGAGGATCTTCTCATTTCTGAGCTGTACCAATACATTTCCATTCTTATCTGCAGGTTTGACCACAATACCGATTTTTTCATCCGGCAGTATGGTCACACTGTCCCCTCTTGTGAATTTCCGCACTGTATCCATGGTATCCTTGATGACGGCCGCCTTTTCAATACGAGGTGCATGTATTCTCTCCAGCTTCCTGCTTCCTCCCTGCAGTTTCATGCTGCGGATCAGGGATTCACTCTTTTCTCCATATGCTTCCCTGGCTGCCGACACCAGCATTTTATCCGGAAATCCCAGTCGTTTGGCAATGTACAGGGCACAGCTCTCCCCCGCCTCTCCCACTCTCAGCCGGTACAGAGGCTTCAGACTGTCCCGGTCAAACTCCATCCTGGCATTTTGTACATCCTCATACCTGTCCGCATACTCCTTCACTTCCGGATAGTGGGTAGTGACCAGGAAAAGGGCACCGCTTTTTCGCAGCTCCTCCAATATGGAAATGGCAATCCCCATTCCCTCCTGGGGGTCCGTACCGGAACCCAGCTCATCCATGATCACAAGGCTGTCCGGTCTTACCCGCCTCAGAATATCCAGCACGTTCTTAATATGGGCGGAAAACGTTGACAGATTATCTGAAATATTCTGCCCGTCACCGATATCGCATAGAATCTGGTTCTGCATACAAATATCTGCCTCACTACAGGGCACATGCAGGCCAGAACACGCCATAGCACTCATAAGTGCCACGGTTTTGATGGCAACGGTTTTACCTCCTGTGTTAGGACCAGTGATGATAACTCCCCGGATCCCTCTGCCAATCTGAAAATCCAGAGGCACACAACTCTCCCTTTCCAGCATTGGGTGTCTGGCGCCTTTCAGCTCCATGTATTGTTCCAGGTTGATCTTTGGCTCAGTCCCATCCATCTCCAGACTCAGCTTCCCCTTGGCAAACATAAAGTCCAGCTTTTCAATGACCCGGATATCCTCCAGCAGCTCTGTCTCCCTCTCAGCCGTCATATTGGTGAGGGTGTATAGTATTTTACGCTCCTCAGCATCCTCCTCTATTTTGTATATTTCCAATTCCTCCCTGAGGTTGGCCACAGCCTCAGGCTCCATGAACAGCGTGGAGCCCGTGGATGACTGTTCCACCACAGTGCCCGGGACCATGGATCTGCATTCTTTTTTCACGGGGATACAAAATCTCCCGTTTCTGGTGACTACAAAGGAATCATTCAAATACTGTTTGTTCGTTCTCAAAGCCCGCTCTGCTCTTTCACTTACTTTCTCCTCCAGAAACTGGATCTGTTTCCTGACGTCTTTTAAATAAGCGGAAGCATAGTCATCTACTCTTCCGTTTCTGATGCAGCGCTCTATTTCCTCCTGCAGTTCCTCCGGAAAAATCAGATTCCGGTTATAGAAAGCAAGGCTGATCCGCCCCTCCTCCCCTCTCTGCAAATAGGATTTCAGCCGCCGCACAGCGATCAAGAACATGCCCATCTCCTCAATCTGCTCCGGCATAAGCATATTACCCTGTACTGCCTTCTGCAGGTACTCCTCCACATGTTCCATAGCTGGAATGGGGGGAGTCCCTGACAATTCCAACATAGCTCTGGCCTGGGTCGTATCGCGAAGCTGCTTTCTCAAATCTGCCTCTGACAGGATCGGCCGCATTCCCAAAATTCTCTCTCCCGCCTTTTCTGTGGAAGTACATTGTTTCAATTTTTCTAATATATTATAATATCCGATTGTTTCTAACGATTTATTACTCATGATTTTTCCTCTCAAAAAAAATAACCACAGATACATACGCCCCGAACGGGTATACGACTTCTGTGGTCTTCCATGAGAAGAAAACAAACGGAGGTACAGAAACAATCCCCCTGCCCAAAACAGCGGAGTAATTGTATTCTTCCATTCATTCCAATATATTTGAAGTGTATGATAAGGGTTCGTAAGCGAATGTATCAGCCATCAAGGTACACTGATACAAGGATAGGATATCTGAAAAAACGATATACTATCCCTACAAACTATTCGATTATTCTGTAATCTCCACTACGGAAACCCTCAGCACAAAGACACCTCATTTCTTAACTATTATGTAACTGTTCCTCGTCTTCAGCATTACGGGCAAACCCCATGCAGAATCGCCTTAGGCCGCAAAATTTCACCTGGCTGCTGAACACCTTCTTACAGTCAGCGCAGAACACGCAGACATGCTGAATAGTTACACTTTGTTTATTCCTCTTGCATTATAACCGCTAACTACAACTTTGTCAAACCTGAAATCTGTTGTAATCATGAAAACAATCCCTGCATAGAATTTCTTCTCCCTGAAGGCGCATCATATTTTCCGATGCAGTCTCCCCACAGCGGGAGCAGGAAATGGATTTAAAGATCCTGGCTTTCTCAGGCAAAGGAATCCTTGTCTCCTTTACATCGAACATCTCCTTCGGACTGCAGGCCTGATAATACCGGAACGATTCCCCTTTGCTGAGCCCCTCAGGACGGGGCTTCAGCACCAGCCGCACGGATTTGCCTGTGCTTCTGTTATAGAACGAAAAAGCCTGTTTTCCACACATGTGGAAGAGCAGATTGCCCTTTCCCACACTGCAGCCCAATATCACCTGAATGGCGTCCACGCCGCAGGCATCATTTTCTGAAATGCATACAAGCTGTTCATCTTCTGAGACACAGCATCCGTCTCCTGTCTTTAAATCTAAAAGTTCAACAGCATAAAGTGCTGCCTTATAGCCAATGGTCAGTCCACCGCACGCATGGCCATGGAATTCCACACACTTTTCCCAAATTTTATCTCTCATTGCCGCCCCTTTCCCTGTCCTATTCCTTCTTTTCTGCTCTGCTGCTTTCTATCTGGAGAATCCTGCGTCTCGGCCCGGTTTCCTCCACCCTTACTCTCTGTGTGATCAAAAATCCCACTGCCGCAAGTATCACACAGAGCCCCAGCGTAGTTTTTAATCCGATCCTGTCCATGAGAAAACCGCCTGCCAGATTGCCCACACAGCTTCCCACACCCACTGTCACCATACCGAATATGGTCTGTCCCACCACTCTGTCTTTCTCCTTCAGCTCCTGGTTGATAAAAAATACCGATACCGGTGTGAAGATTCCAAAAGAGAGGGACTGGAGTGCGAATCCAAGAAACGCCACTGCCAGATTAGGTGCCAGAAAAATGACCAGAGGCCGCAGCACAAAGAAAACACTGCTCAGCTTCAGCAGCTTCTTGCAGGAAACCTTACGGATCAGATAATTGCACAGGAACATAGCCGGCATCTCGCTTGCCGCGCAGAAAAATGCTGCTATCCCAAAGGTCCCGTCCGTCCCGCCCAGTTCCCGCACAATGTTGATCATATATGTACCCAGAATGGAACTTGTCATATAGCAGATCCCAAATCCCGCCACAAACAACAGCAGCGGCCTGTTTCCTTTGAGTATTTCAATAACGCTGCTGGATGGCTCCTGTTCTTCCTTCACCACAGATGACTCCGGCTCCTGCATGGAGACCACCACTGTAAACAGGAGTATTTCCATACCCGCAAAGGCGAAGGTGAGAATCCCCGGAAAAAAGTGTTCCACAAGCTGCCCTAAGACTACGGCACTGACCGCATAACTGACAGAACCAAGCCCCCTGGAAATGCAAAAGTTCACCTCATAGCCCTGGTTCATATATTCCATGCCCATGGCTGTGATCAGCGGGGTTATGGAGTTATACAGGGTATTCAGCACCAGATACACTCCCACAATAGCCATCTTAGGCAGCGGCACCAAACCG includes the following:
- a CDS encoding LytR/AlgR family response regulator transcription factor, which produces MVKIGICDDEPQMIKLLSQTLEQVLQLQGIEYEIWEYASGEELTAGIACLDIDILFLDIEMRILDGIETAKRLRKKGMKGINALLHPAQKRRTFLSYSHIYIRRFHSKYGY
- a CDS encoding ATP-binding protein; its protein translation is MVIDPNDMFNVTLAFIWLLLLMLLCFKGSVISKLSVTAVIYPLIIALNFLISELSLSIWLAGGKTFVLDMSVSLADGFIHILFWYMIYRTFVSKVRQASRLYSQNTWLLLGIICLASLVSITVCIYYTPEETYKIWPCAVACMVTNIGSLYLAGYFVNAIQHETEQSSLKLQRVYYEELERNQAEIRRFRHDMNHHLMIIRDLFDQGDKDAAHAYFRELESQIAPQNRCFCKNSVLNAVLNSKYNKAKDCSIDCFFRIDLPEFTTIDQVSLCSIFANTLDNAIEASLKIPEPEKRKLSLKARIAENGFFSYEIKNAKINAVTIEKGKYISDKKNKSEHGLGLTSLQRTVEKYNGTISISYDETSFTVVILIGYAL
- a CDS encoding endonuclease MutS2, encoding MSNKSLETIGYYNILEKLKQCTSTEKAGERILGMRPILSEADLRKQLRDTTQARAMLELSGTPPIPAMEHVEEYLQKAVQGNMLMPEQIEEMGMFLIAVRRLKSYLQRGEEGRISLAFYNRNLIFPEELQEEIERCIRNGRVDDYASAYLKDVRKQIQFLEEKVSERAERALRTNKQYLNDSFVVTRNGRFCIPVKKECRSMVPGTVVEQSSTGSTLFMEPEAVANLREELEIYKIEEDAEERKILYTLTNMTAERETELLEDIRVIEKLDFMFAKGKLSLEMDGTEPKINLEQYMELKGARHPMLERESCVPLDFQIGRGIRGVIITGPNTGGKTVAIKTVALMSAMACSGLHVPCSEADICMQNQILCDIGDGQNISDNLSTFSAHIKNVLDILRRVRPDSLVIMDELGSGTDPQEGMGIAISILEELRKSGALFLVTTHYPEVKEYADRYEDVQNARMEFDRDSLKPLYRLRVGEAGESCALYIAKRLGFPDKMLVSAAREAYGEKSESLIRSMKLQGGSRKLERIHAPRIEKAAVIKDTMDTVRKFTRGDSVTILPDEKIGIVVKPADKNGNVLVQLRNEKILLSHKRLKLKVAAAELYPEDYDFSIIFDTVEVRKARHRMGKHHMEGLEIEVEE
- a CDS encoding FmdE family protein, yielding MRDKIWEKCVEFHGHACGGLTIGYKAALYAVELLDLKTGDGCCVSEDEQLVCISENDACGVDAIQVILGCSVGKGNLLFHMCGKQAFSFYNRSTGKSVRLVLKPRPEGLSKGESFRYYQACSPKEMFDVKETRIPLPEKARIFKSISCSRCGETASENMMRLQGEEILCRDCFHDYNRFQV
- a CDS encoding MFS transporter, whose protein sequence is MRRIKSVQVRHQYTLLQCFYWVSSCAIMGFATVFLQYRGLSNTLVGMSIGGAAFISIWMQPFLAGVVEKVRGLSLKKMILLIILAVTAGYLFLGLVPLPKMAIVGVYLVLNTLYNSITPLITAMGMEYMNQGYEVNFCISRGLGSVSYAVSAVVLGQLVEHFFPGILTFAFAGMEILLFTVVVSMQEPESSVVKEEQEPSSSVIEILKGNRPLLLFVAGFGICYMTSSILGTYMINIVRELGGTDGTFGIAAFFCAASEMPAMFLCNYLIRKVSCKKLLKLSSVFFVLRPLVIFLAPNLAVAFLGFALQSLSFGIFTPVSVFFINQELKEKDRVVGQTIFGMVTVGVGSCVGNLAGGFLMDRIGLKTTLGLCVILAAVGFLITQRVRVEETGPRRRILQIESSRAEKKE